In the genome of Massilia sp. W12, the window GGCCTGTTCGCCCCGGAAGGCGGGATAACCAAATACGGTGTTGAGCACATGCAAAGCTTGCGCGCGCAAATCGCCCGGCGGCAGTGCGCGCACCGGCGGCGGTGCGGCGGCTGGCGCGTCGCCTGGAATATCATCCCACCACGAGGGCGGCGCATCTTGCATGAAATCGTCCATCAATCAACCCACTTGACCAGGCCGCTGTAATGGGTGGCCAGCACTACCAGACCGAAGGCGATGCGATACCAGGCGAAGGGCTTGAAATCATGCGTGCTGATATAGCGCAACAACCAGCGCACACACAGGAAGGCGGAAGCAAAGGCCGCCAGCGAACCCACGCCGAACATGGGCAAATCGGCGACGGACAGCAAGGCGCGCTCTTTATACAGGGAATACAGGGTGGCGCCGACCAGGGTCGGCATCGCCAGGAAGAAAGAAAATTCGGTGGCGGCTTTGCGCGACAAACCGAGGAACATGCCGCCGATGATGGTGGCGCCGGAACGGCTGGTGCCGGGAATCAGGGCCAGACACTGCATCAAGCCGACTTTCAAGGCGTCCAGCAAGCTCATTTGATCCACTTCCTGAATACGCGGCGCATGTTCAGCCTGTTTTTGCCGCGCTTCGGCCCAGAAAATGATAAAACCGCCGATGATGAAAGCCAGCGCCACCGGCACCGGCTGGAACAGATGGGCTTTGATCAGCTTGCCAAACAGCAAACCCAACACTACCGCAGGACTGAAGGCGACCAGGATATTGATGGCGAATTGACGCTCACGCGGAACCGAAAACACGCCGGCGATCAGTTTGCCAATGCGGGCGCGGTATTCCCAGAACACCGCCAGCATAGCCCCGGCCTGGATCACAATTTCAAATACTTTCGCTTTTTCACTGGTGAAATTGAGCAGACTGCCGGCCAGAATCAAATGCCCGGTGGAGGAAATCGGTAAAAACTCGGTAAAACCTTCCACCAAACCCATGATGAAGGCGATCAGCAAAATATCCATGAACAGTGCGGGGAAACGGGAAAAGCCGCTATTTTACCGCCTGCAGCGGGGATCAGGCGGGAAAATGCGCGGCAACTGATTCTGGCGAAGCGCTGGCAAAAAGCACCGCCGGTTTTACCGCCTGCAGCGCTTCATTCTGTTTGTGCCGGGCTTGTCGAAACACACAGTTTTTTGCCGTTCGTGCTGAGCTTGTCGAAGCACATTGTTTTTTGCCGTTCGTGCTGAGCTTGTCGAAGCACATTGTTTTTTGCCGTTCGTGCTGCGCTTGTCAAAGCACATAGCGCGCCAGTGTCTTACTTGGCCGCCACGGTCACCACCAGCGCATCATTGCGCACCGCCACTTTGGCCAGCGCATAGTCGCGCCCCAGCACGCGCATTTGATCCGGCTGCAGGGTATACAGCGGAATATCCTGTAAAAAACGATCAAGCAAGAGGCTGCCGATCTGGTTCAGCTGGCGCTTGTACACCGGGTCGGCGCCATCGACGGAAAAGTCATCAATCCGCGCATCGTGCAAGAACAGCGCATTTTTCTGACCATCCACTTTCAAAGCGCCCGAGAGTTTGAGCATGCCGCGCCAGGTTTTGCTGGTAAAAGGCGGCATCAAGACTAATTCAAAACGCGCATTCACCCGCCCATCAGCGCCGGATAAACCCAGCTGCGGCCCCTGCAGGCGGATATCAAACATATCCAGCACGCGATTGGTGATCGGAAAACGTTTGTCCACGTTTTCCTGCAATTTGGTAAGCGGAATCACCACATCATGCGAGCCGCCCGGCAGCATGGCGCAGGAGGTGAGCGCGAAGAACAGGCAAAGCGCGGCGCAGGCGCGCACAAAGGCGTGACGTAGCAACATGGCTGACTCCAAAATTCAGATTTCAATCAACATTGTAGCTGGCGCACCGGCATTTCTGCGCGAAAGCAGGCGGGGATTTTGTCTGCAGTTTGGCGGATTGGCGACGCCCTCAGCGCTTTACAAAAAACCGGGTGTACAGCTCAATCACGCGCAACACATCCGCGCGCGACAGATCCAAATGCGTCACCATCCTTGTCAGCGGCGCGATGCTGATGAGCACGCCCTGCTCGCGCAGATAGGCGCCCAGCTCGGCGCAGTATTTTTGCGGCACGCGGCAATACACAATATTGGTTTGCGGCATATCCACTTGCAGTTCTTCAATTTGCGCCAAGCCTTGCGCCAGCAGCTGCGCATTCTCATGATCTTCGGCCAATCGGGCCACATTGTGCTGTAGGGCATACAGGCCGCCGGCGGCCATCATGCCGGCCTGACGCATGCCGCCGCCCAGCATTT includes:
- a CDS encoding undecaprenyl-diphosphate phosphatase, with protein sequence MDILLIAFIMGLVEGFTEFLPISSTGHLILAGSLLNFTSEKAKVFEIVIQAGAMLAVFWEYRARIGKLIAGVFSVPRERQFAINILVAFSPAVVLGLLFGKLIKAHLFQPVPVALAFIIGGFIIFWAEARQKQAEHAPRIQEVDQMSLLDALKVGLMQCLALIPGTSRSGATIIGGMFLGLSRKAATEFSFFLAMPTLVGATLYSLYKERALLSVADLPMFGVGSLAAFASAFLCVRWLLRYISTHDFKPFAWYRIAFGLVVLATHYSGLVKWVD
- a CDS encoding DUF1439 domain-containing protein; its protein translation is MLLRHAFVRACAALCLFFALTSCAMLPGGSHDVVIPLTKLQENVDKRFPITNRVLDMFDIRLQGPQLGLSGADGRVNARFELVLMPPFTSKTWRGMLKLSGALKVDGQKNALFLHDARIDDFSVDGADPVYKRQLNQIGSLLLDRFLQDIPLYTLQPDQMRVLGRDYALAKVAVRNDALVVTVAAK